In Aricia agestis chromosome 16, ilAriAges1.1, whole genome shotgun sequence, one genomic interval encodes:
- the LOC121734784 gene encoding uncharacterized protein LOC121734784 has protein sequence MGLPELQTCCFVLDLKTGNIVMGCINAFLSFVLFVIMIVVACTLEPFEEEAKETHDPSLEAEMTGLYAMSIILVLMFLTKFFFDVFFIYGVISERAGIIKAYFVMWLVFFLLSMFTFFLNASHYSAGTICMELFYIGLNIYAILLSHSFYKLLNTREEV, from the exons ATGGGACTGCCAGAGCTACAGACATGCTGCTTCGTGCTGGACCTCAAGACAGGCAATATTGTCATGGGATGCATCAATGCG TTCCTCTCATTCGTGTTATTCGTGATAATGATCGTGGTGGCGTGCACCCTGGAGCCGTTCGAGGAGGAGGCCAAGGAGACCCACGACCCCAGCCTAGAGGCGGAGATGACGGGGCTGTACGCCATGTCCATCATCCTCGTCCTCATGTTCCTCACTAAATTCTTCTTCGACGTGTTTTTCATATATGGGGTTATATCG GAGCGCGCGGGCATCATCAAGGCGTACTTCGTGATGTGGTTGGTGTTCTTCCTGCTGTCGATGTTCACGTTCTTCCTCAACGCGTCCCACTACAGCGCCGGCACCATCTGCATGGAGCTCTTCTATATCG GTCTCAACATTTACGCTATTCTACTCAGCCACAGCTTCTACAAGCTCCTCAATACTAGAGAAGAAGTCTAg
- the LOC121734805 gene encoding uncharacterized protein LOC121734805 translates to MALFWKNSNLWMYLISVTTLVVFSALSILAYLLMMEYVSSEDLLILSPRVVHAGKPFAAVLMIFTALKAFFSILSIIGIKKSRPVLIAVYLGYGAFMVITIFVMALLLLLWLFWADALAAVVFDGIYVYSLVKMHDGYESILRGKCSDNMEHNLLQEEEVPA, encoded by the exons ATGGCGCTGTTTTGGAAAAATTCTAATTTATGGATGTACCTTATATCTGTTACAACACTT gttgTATTTTCAGCGCTATCAATTCTGGCGTATCTACTGATGATGGAGTACGTATCCTCAGAGGATCTTCTTATATTATCTCCAAGGGTGGTACACGCCGGCAAGCCTTTTGCTGCAGTCTTAATGATCTTCACAGCTTTGAAGGCATTTTTCTCGATTTTATCGATAATTGGGATAAAAAAG TCCCGCCCCGTGCTGATCGCGGTGTACCTGGGCTACGGAGCCTTCATGGTGATCACCATATTCGTGATGGCACTGCTGCTGCTCCTCTGGCTGTTTTGGGCTGATGCTCTCGCCGCGGTCGTGTTTGATG GGATCTACGTGTATTCTCTGGTCAAGATGCACGATGGATATGAAAGCATCTTGAGAGGCAAGTGCTCTGACAACATGGAGCACAATCTACTGCAAGAGGAGGAAGTCCCGGCATAG